One genomic segment of Arthrobacter sp. zg-Y1110 includes these proteins:
- a CDS encoding proline--tRNA ligase, with the protein MVLRLSTLFLRTLREDPADADVASHRLLVRAGYIRRAAPGIYSWLPLGLRVLGKVENIIREEMAAIGAQEVHFPALLPREPYETSNRWTEYGENLFRLQDRKGADYLLAPTHEEMFTLLVKDLYNSYKDLPVSLFQIQTKYRDEARPRAGLLRGREFIMKDSYSFDMDDEGLDASYQAHREAYLRIFERLGLEIVVVSAVSGAMGGSKSEEFLHPMAVGEDTYVRSAGGYAANVEAVTTVVPADIDYTGAPAARVVDTPDTPTIETLVNDVNARFPCEAGEWSAADTLKNVVLAVTLPTGERRIVVVGVPGDRAVDLKRIEANISSHVGMGGELAVDAATDEDLKKHPGLVKGYIGPGLSTDEPVLGTESATGLLYLVDPRVVTGTSWITGANESGKHVIGLVAGRDFTWDGTIEAVEVREGDEAPDGSGPLEAARGIEMGHIFQLGRKYADALGLKVLDRNGKLATVTMGSYGVGVTRAVAALAESHHDDKGIIWPRAVAPADVHVVATGRGSEIFDAAAQLSEELEAAGLEVIYDDRPKVSPGVKFGDAELIGVPTILVVGRGLADGVVEIKDRATGNAENVPVAEAVEYVRRAAAQ; encoded by the coding sequence GTGGTCCTTCGACTTTCCACCCTTTTCCTGCGCACCCTGCGCGAAGACCCGGCCGACGCCGACGTCGCCAGCCACCGGCTCCTGGTCCGTGCCGGCTACATCCGCCGGGCCGCGCCGGGCATCTACTCCTGGCTGCCGCTGGGCCTGCGGGTGCTGGGCAAGGTGGAGAACATCATCCGTGAGGAAATGGCCGCCATCGGCGCCCAGGAAGTGCACTTCCCGGCGCTGCTGCCGCGTGAGCCGTACGAAACCTCCAACCGCTGGACGGAATACGGCGAGAACCTGTTCCGCCTGCAGGACCGCAAGGGTGCCGACTACCTGCTGGCACCGACCCATGAGGAAATGTTCACCCTCCTGGTCAAGGACCTCTACAACTCCTACAAGGACCTCCCGGTGTCCCTGTTCCAGATCCAGACCAAGTACCGCGACGAGGCACGGCCGCGCGCCGGCCTGCTCCGCGGCCGCGAGTTCATCATGAAGGACTCCTACTCCTTCGACATGGATGACGAAGGGCTGGACGCCAGCTACCAGGCGCACCGCGAGGCCTACCTGCGCATCTTCGAGCGCCTGGGCTTGGAAATCGTCGTCGTTTCGGCTGTCTCCGGTGCCATGGGCGGGTCCAAGAGCGAGGAGTTCCTGCACCCGATGGCCGTGGGTGAAGACACCTACGTGCGCTCGGCCGGCGGCTACGCTGCCAACGTCGAAGCCGTCACCACCGTGGTTCCCGCGGACATCGATTACACCGGCGCGCCGGCAGCCCGCGTGGTGGACACTCCCGACACCCCCACCATTGAAACCCTCGTGAACGACGTCAACGCCCGGTTCCCGTGCGAAGCAGGCGAATGGTCTGCTGCGGACACCCTGAAGAACGTGGTCCTGGCCGTCACCCTGCCCACCGGGGAACGCCGCATTGTGGTTGTCGGCGTTCCGGGCGACCGCGCCGTCGACCTCAAGCGCATTGAAGCCAACATCAGCTCCCACGTAGGAATGGGCGGCGAGCTGGCCGTCGACGCCGCCACGGACGAAGACCTCAAGAAGCACCCGGGTCTGGTCAAGGGGTACATCGGCCCGGGCCTGAGCACCGACGAGCCTGTCCTGGGCACCGAATCCGCCACCGGCCTGCTGTACCTCGTGGATCCCCGCGTGGTCACCGGCACCAGCTGGATCACCGGCGCCAACGAGTCCGGCAAGCACGTCATCGGCCTGGTCGCAGGGCGCGATTTCACCTGGGACGGCACCATTGAGGCCGTTGAGGTCCGCGAAGGCGACGAGGCTCCGGACGGCTCCGGCCCGCTCGAAGCAGCCCGCGGCATCGAAATGGGCCACATCTTCCAGCTCGGCCGCAAGTACGCCGATGCCCTGGGCCTGAAGGTCCTGGACCGCAACGGCAAGCTGGCCACGGTCACCATGGGTTCCTACGGCGTCGGCGTGACCCGCGCCGTCGCTGCCCTTGCCGAATCCCACCACGACGACAAGGGGATCATCTGGCCCCGCGCGGTGGCACCGGCCGATGTACACGTGGTGGCCACGGGCCGCGGCTCCGAGATTTTCGACGCCGCCGCCCAGCTGTCCGAAGAGCTCGAGGCTGCGGGACTGGAAGTCATCTATGACGACCGTCCCAAGGTGTCCCCGGGCGTGAAGTTCGGCGACGCGGAACTCATCGGCGTCCCGACCATCCTGGTGGTCGGGCGCGGGCTGGCGGACGGCGTTGTGGAAATCAAGGACCGTGCCACCGGGAACGCCGAAAACGTTCCTGTTGCTGAAGCGGTGGAGTACGTGCGCCGCGCCGCAGCGCAGTAG
- a CDS encoding TSUP family transporter codes for MVSGLEEVTLATIALVVVAGLAAGWVDAVVGGGGLIQLPALLLVPGISPVQALATNKMGSIFGTTTSAVTYYRRAHPDLRTALPMAGIALAGSFGGAILAASLPSSVFKPIIVVALVAVAVFTATKPTVGELTKLRHTGRRHYGTAAGIGLVIGFYDGLIGPGTGSFLIIAMVTLLGYNFLAASAKAKIVNMATNLGALAFFLPNGSLLWGLGLVLGFANMIGGYLGARMAVKQGSKFIRIVFLVVVAALIVKLGHDVWVENIRA; via the coding sequence GTGGTCTCCGGTCTCGAGGAGGTCACGCTTGCCACCATCGCTCTTGTGGTGGTGGCAGGCCTGGCCGCCGGCTGGGTGGATGCAGTGGTGGGCGGCGGCGGGCTGATCCAGCTTCCCGCGCTCCTCCTCGTACCGGGGATCAGCCCGGTCCAGGCCTTGGCCACCAATAAGATGGGCTCCATTTTCGGCACTACCACCAGTGCCGTGACCTATTATCGGCGAGCCCATCCGGACCTGCGGACGGCGCTGCCGATGGCGGGCATCGCCTTGGCCGGGAGCTTCGGCGGGGCCATCCTGGCCGCCTCGCTCCCGTCGTCGGTCTTCAAACCCATCATCGTGGTGGCGCTTGTGGCGGTCGCGGTGTTCACTGCAACCAAGCCCACCGTCGGCGAGCTGACGAAACTGCGCCACACCGGGCGCCGCCACTACGGCACCGCCGCCGGTATCGGCCTGGTGATCGGCTTCTACGACGGACTGATCGGCCCGGGGACCGGTTCCTTCCTGATCATTGCCATGGTCACCCTGCTCGGGTACAACTTCCTCGCCGCCAGCGCCAAGGCCAAGATCGTGAACATGGCGACCAACCTCGGGGCCCTGGCATTTTTCCTTCCGAACGGATCGCTGCTCTGGGGGCTGGGCCTGGTGCTCGGCTTCGCGAATATGATCGGCGGCTATCTCGGTGCCCGGATGGCGGTAAAGCAGGGCAGCAAATTCATCCGGATAGTTTTCCTGGTGGTCGTTGCCGCCCTGATCGTCAAGCTTGGCCACGACGTCTGGGTGGAGAACATCCGCGCCTAG
- a CDS encoding aminoglycoside phosphotransferase family protein: MAPAVVVPEALRRRYLGTRDGRTWLADLPGLVETSLAAFRLVPDPPGAAPWHGHGALVLPVRSTDGSPAVLKFPFPHPEAATETAALALWDGRGAVRLLDRDAAGTCLVLERLDPDRTLLSVDMDTAVRVWGALVRRLSLPESDSPHWAAVPSLAQHAEQLSDELPAEWDALGRPFERWLLEAALEVCQTRGAVGRRSGRDVLVHADLHYANVLARPGQSGDYAAIDPQAVFGEAEYAVAPMLWNRLHDLDASAPEEALLARLDGLCTAAGLDRDAALDWSVLREVTNALDYVREGQHGDAQRSVWVASALTGRRHPGIPPVQELPAA, translated from the coding sequence ATGGCACCCGCCGTCGTCGTACCTGAGGCCCTGCGCCGACGCTACCTGGGCACCCGGGACGGCCGTACCTGGCTGGCGGACCTGCCCGGACTGGTGGAGACCAGCCTGGCCGCTTTCCGGCTCGTTCCGGATCCGCCCGGGGCCGCACCCTGGCACGGGCACGGAGCACTGGTGCTGCCCGTGCGTTCCACCGACGGCAGCCCCGCTGTGTTGAAGTTCCCGTTTCCGCATCCGGAAGCAGCCACCGAGACGGCTGCCCTGGCCCTGTGGGACGGCAGAGGGGCCGTACGGCTGCTGGACCGGGACGCGGCCGGAACCTGCCTGGTCCTGGAACGCCTCGACCCTGACCGCACACTGCTGTCCGTGGACATGGACACTGCCGTGCGGGTCTGGGGTGCGCTCGTGCGCCGGCTGAGCCTGCCGGAATCCGATTCACCCCACTGGGCCGCTGTCCCCTCCCTCGCCCAGCACGCCGAGCAGCTCTCGGACGAGCTGCCCGCGGAGTGGGACGCCCTGGGGCGTCCGTTTGAACGCTGGCTGCTGGAGGCCGCGCTGGAGGTCTGCCAGACCCGCGGCGCGGTGGGAAGGCGGTCCGGCCGGGACGTCCTGGTCCACGCGGACCTGCACTATGCCAACGTCCTGGCCCGTCCCGGACAATCCGGTGACTACGCCGCCATCGACCCGCAGGCGGTCTTCGGCGAGGCCGAGTACGCCGTGGCTCCGATGCTGTGGAACCGCCTGCATGATCTGGATGCCTCGGCACCGGAGGAGGCGCTGCTGGCACGGCTGGACGGGCTGTGCACCGCCGCGGGCCTGGACCGGGACGCGGCCCTGGACTGGAGCGTCCTGCGTGAGGTGACCAATGCTCTGGATTACGTGCGCGAAGGCCAGCACGGGGACGCCCAGCGGTCCGTCTGGGTGGCATCGGCACTGACCGGCCGGCGGCATCCGGGCATTCCGCCGGTGCAGGAGCTGCCGGCCGCCTAG
- a CDS encoding DUF4439 domain-containing protein, whose product MTSSTVVDAPLENPGPEPAPARWPRRLGAGARRLVLFLALGAVILSLGLVAGTGDATERSRSFSQIALAEARNSARALSAEAGVLAAEGKNPEAVELLAQAEGLRSQAALLTSTGREPAAARHTFVEPLDVSGTAGKGRAGSPGAPEAPDAKDLEPYVRALAASAKANLQAAWRADAGTARLLAATGAAQQVWAARAAGLYGLTLPETNGPRTGDPVAASDATDEPAKEKKLSNCPDAGAGGKAVETAAGTPSGGASAGSAAPDAAAALKAAIDAEFGAAYAYEVALAQDPSAVTLGEQWQTRMSAHESRGTDAVAYLPDLCRPAVAPVAAYRLDAGFLRNPAGALPALEQQFPAVYADLVALSEGDLRGWAIGRLAAVSAELYLQADTVPATPGLDAVPEDLPWN is encoded by the coding sequence GTGACATCATCGACTGTTGTGGATGCGCCCTTGGAAAACCCCGGCCCCGAGCCCGCGCCTGCCCGCTGGCCACGCCGTTTGGGTGCCGGTGCGCGGCGTCTTGTGTTGTTCCTCGCACTGGGAGCGGTGATCCTCAGCCTCGGCCTGGTCGCCGGTACCGGGGACGCAACGGAGCGCAGCCGTTCCTTTTCGCAAATTGCCCTGGCCGAGGCCCGGAACAGCGCGCGGGCCCTTTCCGCCGAGGCGGGGGTGCTGGCCGCTGAAGGGAAAAATCCCGAAGCAGTCGAACTCCTGGCTCAGGCCGAGGGACTGCGCAGTCAGGCTGCCCTGCTGACCAGCACCGGACGGGAACCGGCAGCTGCCCGGCACACTTTCGTGGAACCGCTCGATGTTTCCGGCACTGCCGGAAAGGGCCGGGCAGGCTCCCCCGGAGCTCCCGAGGCACCGGATGCCAAGGACCTCGAGCCCTATGTGCGGGCGCTGGCGGCGTCGGCAAAGGCCAACCTGCAGGCCGCGTGGCGGGCGGACGCCGGCACGGCGCGCCTGCTTGCGGCGACCGGTGCCGCCCAGCAGGTCTGGGCCGCTCGTGCCGCGGGCCTTTACGGCCTGACCTTGCCGGAGACCAACGGCCCGCGCACCGGAGATCCGGTGGCCGCAAGCGACGCGACCGACGAGCCGGCAAAGGAAAAGAAGTTGTCGAACTGTCCGGATGCCGGCGCCGGAGGAAAGGCCGTGGAAACGGCAGCGGGAACTCCATCCGGAGGTGCCTCAGCCGGTTCCGCGGCCCCCGATGCAGCCGCTGCCCTGAAGGCTGCCATTGACGCGGAATTCGGTGCCGCCTATGCCTATGAGGTCGCCCTGGCGCAGGATCCTTCCGCAGTAACCCTCGGCGAGCAGTGGCAGACGCGCATGTCCGCACACGAATCCCGTGGCACGGACGCGGTGGCCTATCTGCCCGATCTGTGCCGGCCGGCGGTTGCTCCGGTGGCCGCCTACCGCCTGGATGCGGGTTTCCTGCGCAACCCCGCCGGCGCACTGCCCGCACTGGAACAGCAGTTCCCGGCGGTCTACGCTGACCTCGTGGCATTGAGCGAAGGAGACCTCCGAGGCTGGGCGATCGGCCGGCTCGCCGCCGTCTCAGCGGAACTGTATCTGCAGGCGGATACCGTCCCCGCAACGCCCGGCCTGGACGCCGTCCCGGAGGATCTGCCGTGGAACTGA
- the rimP gene encoding ribosome maturation factor RimP, with the protein MAVRPNPKKDTSSDYRRNAMRAEVAAETQRLKNYLAPTVEMQDLFLEDIEIKLAGAHRTVHVIVDLPEDQPGGVSLDRISSAAQVISEAMDNDPGDDGRPYNLEVSSPGVSRPLTEPRHWRRNAGRMVSVSVERGDDVMGRIVSVEDDGITLIPELPVKKGMKAKQGDPVRLAFADIRKGRVEVEFAHLEDDPAGEDAPDDETTAEEA; encoded by the coding sequence ATGGCGGTTCGGCCCAACCCCAAAAAAGACACGTCGTCGGATTACCGCAGGAATGCGATGCGTGCAGAAGTAGCCGCGGAGACGCAGCGGCTCAAGAATTATCTGGCCCCCACGGTAGAGATGCAGGATTTGTTCCTCGAGGACATCGAGATCAAGCTGGCAGGTGCCCACCGCACTGTCCACGTCATCGTGGACCTTCCCGAGGACCAGCCCGGAGGCGTCAGCCTGGACAGGATTTCGTCCGCAGCCCAAGTGATTTCCGAAGCCATGGACAACGATCCGGGCGATGACGGACGCCCCTACAACCTCGAGGTTTCGTCCCCCGGGGTTTCCCGTCCCCTCACCGAGCCGCGCCACTGGCGCCGCAACGCAGGCCGGATGGTGTCCGTTTCCGTTGAGCGCGGAGACGACGTGATGGGGCGGATCGTCTCCGTCGAAGACGACGGCATTACGTTGATACCGGAACTTCCGGTCAAGAAAGGGATGAAGGCCAAACAGGGGGACCCGGTCCGCCTGGCATTCGCCGACATCCGCAAGGGGCGCGTTGAAGTCGAATTCGCCCACCTTGAAGACGACCCGGCCGGCGAGGACGCCCCGGATGATGAAACCACAGCTGAGGAGGCCTAG
- the nusA gene encoding transcription termination factor NusA: MEIDMSALRLLEREREIPLDLLVPTIEQALLVAYHKTNGAQEQARAELDRKTGHVTIWAAELDDDGSTVGEFDDTPAGFGRIAASTARQIILQRLRDVEDDNILGEFKGREGELVSGQIQQGNNPHMIQVNLGSVEALLPPPEQVPGEKYLHGSRLRAFVVDVRRGFKGPSITLSRSHPGLVRKLFELEVPEIADGSVEIVALAREAGHRSKIAVKANVPGINAKGACIGEMGSRVRAVMNELHDEKIDIVDFSEDPATFIANSLSPSRVNSVTITDEDLRSARVVVPDYQLSLAIGKEGQNARLAAKLTGWRIDIVSDAKAS, encoded by the coding sequence ATGGAAATAGATATGAGTGCGCTGAGGCTGCTGGAACGCGAACGGGAGATCCCCCTGGATCTGCTGGTGCCGACCATTGAGCAGGCTCTGCTGGTTGCCTACCACAAGACCAACGGCGCCCAGGAGCAGGCACGGGCGGAACTGGACCGGAAGACCGGTCACGTAACCATCTGGGCTGCTGAGCTCGACGACGACGGATCCACGGTGGGGGAGTTCGACGACACCCCGGCCGGCTTCGGTCGGATCGCCGCCAGCACGGCCCGGCAGATCATCCTGCAGCGGCTGCGCGATGTCGAGGACGACAACATCCTGGGCGAGTTCAAGGGCCGTGAAGGCGAACTGGTCTCCGGCCAGATCCAGCAGGGCAACAACCCGCACATGATCCAGGTGAACCTCGGCTCGGTGGAGGCACTGCTGCCCCCGCCCGAGCAGGTTCCGGGGGAGAAGTACCTCCACGGTTCCCGCCTGCGCGCGTTCGTTGTGGACGTGCGCCGCGGCTTCAAGGGTCCGTCCATCACGCTCTCCCGCTCCCACCCCGGCCTGGTCCGCAAGCTTTTCGAACTGGAAGTTCCGGAAATCGCCGACGGCAGCGTGGAAATCGTGGCACTGGCACGCGAAGCAGGACACCGTTCCAAGATTGCCGTCAAGGCCAATGTCCCGGGCATCAATGCCAAGGGTGCCTGCATCGGCGAGATGGGCTCCCGTGTGCGTGCGGTCATGAACGAACTGCATGACGAGAAGATCGACATTGTCGACTTCAGCGAGGATCCGGCGACGTTCATCGCCAACTCCCTCTCGCCGTCGCGCGTGAACTCCGTGACCATCACGGACGAGGACCTGAGGTCCGCACGCGTCGTGGTTCCCGACTACCAGCTCTCCCTGGCGATCGGCAAGGAAGGCCAGAATGCCCGCCTCGCGGCCAAGCTGACCGGCTGGCGGATCGATATCGTTTCCGACGCGAAGGCCTCCTAG
- a CDS encoding YlxR family protein: MYKAGSPSASHSSAAASGAAAGNRVSRHVPLRTCIGCRKKDDQAVLLRLVRVSMEGGNAVRVDEDHRMPGRGAWLHPDTACLRLAVKRSGFPRAFRGSVEISDVERWFKALEDVPTGNGLKTVQPESGSEI; the protein is encoded by the coding sequence ATGTATAAGGCCGGGTCACCCTCCGCGTCCCATTCATCGGCAGCCGCTTCCGGCGCTGCCGCGGGAAATCGGGTATCCAGGCACGTTCCGTTGCGAACGTGCATAGGGTGCAGGAAAAAGGATGACCAAGCTGTTCTGCTGCGGTTGGTCCGTGTCAGCATGGAAGGCGGCAACGCCGTCCGTGTCGATGAGGACCACCGAATGCCTGGAAGGGGTGCCTGGTTGCACCCCGACACGGCATGCCTGAGATTGGCAGTGAAACGTTCGGGCTTTCCGCGGGCCTTTAGGGGTTCCGTGGAAATATCGGACGTTGAACGTTGGTTCAAGGCCCTTGAGGACGTTCCGACCGGGAACGGACTCAAAACCGTCCAACCTGAAAGCGGGTCAGAAATCTGA
- the infB gene encoding translation initiation factor IF-2 → MAKVRVHELAKELGITSKDAVAKLQELGEFVRSASSTIEAPVVKKLRGAFPASENKAASPAAPAKADASASKPSAPSPKPGSAKPAPAAPAAEQPAAEAPAAPAEAAPAPAAPAAPAAEAPAAPAPAAEPAAPEAGKEDAAKASASSAPRPGAPRPGGGGPRPGNNPFAPSQGMPRPRGRGDGERGAGAPRPGNNPFATSQGMPRPGGRRDEAERPGTPGAAGPRPAAGAGGPRPGAPRPGAPRPGAPRPGAPRPGTPRPAGAGAGGARPTPGMMPNRTERPAAPGRPGAAGPRRGPGGAPGTGGGGAPVGGGFGKGGRGRGGTAGAFGKGGAGRGKQRKSKRAKRQELEQMSAPSLGGVSVPRGDGNTVVRLRRGASITDFADKIEANPAALVTVLFHLGEMATATQSLDEETFGVLGTELGYKIQVVSPEDEERELLSTFDIDFEAELEAEGDDQLEARPPVVTVMGHVDHGKTRLLDAIRNSNVVEGEHGGITQHIGAYQIAFDHEGIERAVTFIDTPGHEAFTAMRARGAKVTDIAVLVVAADDGVMPQTVEALNHAQAANVPIVVAVNKIDKEGANPEKVRGQLTEYGLVPEEYGGDTMFVEVSARQNLNIDALLEAVLLTADAALDMRANPNKDARGIAIEANLDKGRGAVATVLVQSGTLKVGDTIVAGTAHGRVRAMFDENGDNVTEAGPSRPVQVLGLSNVPRAGDTFFVTDDERTARQIAEKREAADRNAALAKRRKRISLEDFDQAVADGKVDTLNLILKGDVSGAVEALEDSLLKIDVGEGEQLRVIHRGVGAITQNDVNLATVDNAVIIGFNVKPAERVADLAEREGVDMRFYSVIYAAIDDIELALKGMLKPEYEEVQLGTAEVREVFRSSKFGNIAGSIVRSGVIRRNAKARVTRDGKVIGDNLTVESLKRFKDDATEVRTDFECGIGLGSFNDVNQGDIIETFEMREKPRV, encoded by the coding sequence GTGGCCAAGGTCCGCGTACACGAGCTTGCTAAAGAGCTCGGCATTACCTCGAAGGATGCAGTTGCAAAACTGCAGGAACTGGGCGAATTCGTCCGTTCCGCCTCATCAACTATTGAGGCCCCGGTAGTCAAGAAACTTCGAGGCGCCTTCCCGGCGTCTGAAAACAAGGCTGCTTCCCCGGCAGCCCCCGCCAAGGCTGACGCTTCCGCGTCCAAGCCTTCGGCCCCGTCCCCCAAGCCCGGCTCCGCGAAGCCTGCCCCGGCAGCTCCCGCAGCAGAGCAGCCCGCCGCTGAGGCGCCGGCAGCTCCCGCTGAGGCCGCTCCGGCACCGGCAGCGCCGGCTGCACCCGCAGCCGAGGCACCGGCAGCACCGGCTCCGGCCGCGGAACCCGCTGCACCCGAAGCCGGCAAGGAAGACGCCGCCAAGGCATCCGCCTCTTCGGCACCTCGTCCCGGCGCACCGCGCCCGGGCGGTGGCGGACCCCGCCCCGGCAACAACCCGTTTGCACCTTCCCAGGGCATGCCGCGTCCGCGTGGCCGCGGCGACGGCGAACGGGGTGCCGGCGCACCGCGTCCGGGCAACAACCCCTTCGCTACCTCGCAGGGCATGCCGCGTCCGGGTGGACGCCGCGATGAGGCCGAACGTCCCGGTACGCCGGGTGCCGCAGGCCCCCGTCCCGCAGCCGGTGCAGGTGGACCCCGTCCCGGCGCACCGCGTCCGGGTGCTCCGCGCCCCGGCGCTCCCCGTCCCGGCGCACCGCGTCCGGGCACTCCCCGTCCGGCAGGAGCAGGCGCCGGCGGCGCACGCCCCACACCGGGCATGATGCCCAACCGCACTGAACGTCCGGCAGCTCCGGGACGTCCGGGCGCAGCAGGACCGCGCCGCGGACCGGGCGGAGCCCCGGGTACCGGCGGCGGCGGCGCCCCGGTTGGCGGCGGCTTCGGTAAGGGCGGCCGCGGACGCGGCGGCACTGCCGGTGCTTTCGGCAAGGGCGGCGCAGGCCGCGGCAAGCAGCGCAAGTCGAAGCGCGCGAAGCGGCAGGAACTGGAGCAGATGTCTGCTCCGTCGCTGGGTGGCGTTTCGGTACCCCGCGGCGACGGCAACACTGTTGTCCGGCTGCGCCGCGGCGCGTCCATCACGGACTTCGCCGACAAGATTGAGGCCAACCCCGCAGCACTGGTGACCGTACTGTTCCACCTCGGTGAAATGGCAACGGCCACGCAGTCCCTGGACGAAGAGACGTTCGGTGTACTGGGTACGGAGCTGGGCTACAAGATCCAGGTTGTCTCGCCCGAAGACGAAGAGCGCGAACTGCTGAGCACGTTCGACATCGACTTCGAGGCAGAACTGGAAGCCGAAGGCGACGACCAGCTTGAGGCACGTCCTCCGGTAGTCACCGTCATGGGTCACGTTGACCACGGTAAGACCCGCCTGCTGGACGCCATCCGCAACTCGAACGTTGTGGAAGGCGAACACGGCGGTATCACCCAGCACATCGGTGCCTACCAGATCGCCTTCGATCACGAGGGCATCGAGCGGGCCGTCACCTTCATTGATACTCCGGGCCACGAGGCGTTTACCGCCATGCGTGCCCGTGGTGCCAAGGTCACCGACATTGCGGTCCTGGTTGTTGCAGCCGACGACGGCGTTATGCCGCAGACGGTGGAAGCACTCAACCACGCACAGGCAGCCAACGTGCCGATCGTGGTCGCAGTGAACAAGATCGACAAGGAAGGCGCCAACCCGGAGAAGGTCCGCGGCCAGCTGACCGAATACGGACTGGTTCCTGAAGAATACGGTGGCGACACCATGTTCGTGGAGGTCTCTGCCCGCCAGAACCTCAACATCGACGCCCTGCTCGAGGCCGTTCTGCTTACCGCAGATGCTGCCTTGGACATGCGCGCCAACCCGAACAAGGACGCCCGCGGTATCGCGATCGAAGCCAACCTGGACAAGGGCCGCGGTGCAGTAGCAACTGTGCTGGTCCAGTCCGGAACGCTGAAGGTCGGCGACACCATCGTGGCGGGTACGGCCCACGGCCGTGTCCGTGCCATGTTCGACGAGAATGGCGACAACGTCACCGAAGCCGGGCCCTCGCGTCCGGTCCAGGTGCTCGGCCTGTCCAACGTTCCCCGCGCCGGCGACACGTTCTTCGTTACCGACGACGAGCGCACTGCCCGCCAGATCGCTGAAAAGCGTGAGGCTGCGGACCGCAACGCCGCACTGGCCAAGCGCCGCAAGCGCATCAGCCTCGAGGACTTCGACCAGGCCGTTGCTGACGGAAAGGTCGACACCCTCAACCTCATCCTCAAGGGTGACGTTTCCGGTGCAGTCGAAGCCCTGGAAGACTCGCTGCTCAAGATCGACGTCGGCGAAGGCGAGCAGCTGCGCGTCATCCACCGCGGCGTCGGTGCCATCACGCAGAACGACGTCAACCTGGCGACGGTGGACAACGCCGTCATCATCGGCTTCAACGTCAAGCCGGCCGAGCGCGTTGCCGACCTGGCAGAGCGCGAAGGCGTCGACATGCGCTTCTACTCCGTCATCTACGCAGCAATTGATGACATTGAGCTTGCACTGAAGGGCATGCTCAAGCCCGAGTACGAAGAGGTCCAGCTCGGCACCGCCGAGGTCCGCGAAGTCTTCCGTTCCTCCAAGTTCGGAAACATTGCCGGCTCGATCGTCCGCTCCGGTGTCATCCGGCGCAACGCCAAGGCGCGGGTCACCCGCGACGGCAAGGTCATCGGTGACAACCTCACCGTTGAATCGCTCAAGCGGTTCAAGGACGACGCCACCGAGGTCCGCACGGACTTCGAGTGTGGTATCGGCCTGGGCTCGTTCAACGATGTCAACCAGGGCGACATCATCGAGACCTTCGAGATGCGCGAGAAGCCGCGCGTCTAA
- the rbfA gene encoding 30S ribosome-binding factor RbfA, translating to MADPARAAKLADRIKVVVAQALERRIKDPRLGFVTITDARVTNDLQHATLYYTVFGDEEQQADTKAALESARGILRAEVGKNITVRLTPTLEFVPDEIPVNAGHLEELIRAAKQRDAELAALKEGASYAGDADPYRKDEEDFDEDLESDAPVDSDAK from the coding sequence ATGGCAGATCCAGCACGCGCTGCGAAACTCGCTGACCGTATCAAGGTAGTAGTTGCCCAGGCGCTTGAGCGGCGGATCAAGGATCCCCGGCTGGGATTCGTGACCATCACCGATGCACGGGTCACCAATGACCTGCAGCACGCCACTTTGTACTACACGGTCTTCGGCGACGAAGAGCAGCAGGCAGATACCAAGGCAGCCCTGGAATCCGCACGCGGAATCCTGCGCGCCGAGGTGGGCAAGAACATCACTGTCCGCCTGACACCAACGCTTGAATTCGTTCCCGACGAGATCCCGGTCAACGCCGGTCACCTCGAGGAACTGATCCGGGCAGCCAAGCAGCGCGATGCCGAACTGGCAGCGCTCAAGGAAGGTGCCAGCTACGCAGGCGACGCCGATCCGTACCGCAAGGACGAAGAGGACTTCGACGAAGACCTCGAATCCGATGCTCCGGTCGACTCGGACGCGAAGTAG